The Streptomyces sp. NBC_00162 sequence GGCGCGCAGAACCCCAGCACGGGCATCGTCGAGCGCAACCTGAGCTACGACAAGCCGACGGGCGCCGTCCGCGTCCTCTGACGCGTCTGAGGCATCCTGAGGCCTCCGCGTCGCTCTGAGCGGTCCGAAGGGCCGGTACTCCCCCGCTCGGGGGTGGAGTACCGGCCCTTCGGGCTGCGCTGCTTGTGCAGCCCTTCCCGACCGCGGCCGCGCTCGCCCTGCGAAGATGGGGCACGACCATCAGACCGACCCCTGGAGGTGGTGGGCGCGTGAACCTGCAGCCGTACGAGAAGCACGGCACCGGCGACCCCACCGCCGGACCGGCCGCGCTCGGGCTCGGCCTGCTCGCCGTCGGCGGCTGGCTGCTGACCACCGCCCGCCCCTGGCACAAGCCCGGGCACGCGCTCGCCCTGGGTCTCGGCTGGACCGCCTCGGGCGCGATGCTGCTGTGCGGGCTGGTCCTGCTGGCCAGGTGCGTGCGCACCGTGCACGCGGAAGCGGACCGGAACGGGGACACCCCGCCCGGCCCGCCGGACAGCGGCCTCAGGCCTTCGGGGCCACCTTCGAGAGGCCGTTGATGATGCGGTCCATCGCGTCGCCGCCCGTCGGGTCGGTGAGGTTGGCCAGCATCTTCAGCGTGAACCTCATCAGCACCGGGTGCGTCAGGCCGCGCTGCGCGGCGACCTTCATGACCTTCGGGTTGCCGATCAGCTTCACGAAGGCGCGGCCCAGCGTGTAGTAACCGCCGTACGTCTCCTTCAGCACCTTCGGGTAGTTGTGCAGGGCCAGTTCGCGCTGCGCCGGGGTGGCCCTGGCGTGCGCCTGCACGATGACGTCGGCCGCGATCTGGCCCGACTCCATGGCGTAGGCGATGCCCTCGCCGTTGAACGGGTTGACGAGACCGCCCGCGTCACCGACCAGCAGCAGCCCCTTGGTGTAGTGCGGCTGCCGGTTGAAGGCCATCGGGAGCGCCGCGCCGCGGATCGGCTGCGTCATGTTCTCCGGGGTGTAGCCCCAGTCCTCCGGCATGGACGCGCACCAGGCCTTGAGGACCTCGCGCCAGTCCAGCTCCTTGAAGGCGGAGGAGGAGTTGAGGATGCCGAGGCCGACGTTGGATGTGCCGTCGCCCATGCCGAAGATCCAGCCGTAGCCGGGCAGCAGCCGGTCCTGCGCACCGCGCCGGTCCCACAGCTCCAGCCAGGACTCCAGGTAGTCGTCGTCGTGCCGGGGCGAGGTGAAGTACGTACGCACCGCGACGCCCATCGGACGGTCCTCGCGCCGGTGCAGGCCCATCGCCAGGGACAGCCGCGAGGAGTTGCCGTCGGCCGCGACCACCAGCGGGGCGCTGAAGGTGACCGGGGTCTTCTCCTCGCCCAGCTTCGCCTGCACACCGGTGATGTGGCCGGTGCGCGGGTCGCGGACGGGCTCGCCGACGTTGCAGCGCTCGTATAGCCGGGCGCCGGCCTTCTGCGCCTGACGGGCCAGGGTCTCGTCGAAGTCGTCGCGCTTGCGGACGAGCCCGTAGTCCGGGAAGGAGGCGAGTTCCGGCCAGTCCAGCTGGAGCCGCTGCCCGCCGCCGATGATGCGCAGGCCCTTGTTGCGGAGCCAGCCGGCCTCTTCGGAGATGTCGATGCCCATCGCCACCAGCTGCTTGGTGGCGCGCGGGGTCAGTCCGTCACCGCAGACCTTCTCACGCGGGAACGCGGTCTTCTCCAGCAGCAGGACGTCAAGTCCGGCCTTGGCGAGGTAGTACGCGGTGGTGGAGCCGGCGGGCCCGGCCCCGACGACGATCACGTCCGCGGAGTGTTCGGAGAGGGGCTCGGTCACTGCGGGGTCTCCCGAAGGCTCGATAAAGGGTGCCCAACGGCACCGGACATGTGCAGTCTATGCAGCGAGAGAGATCGCGAACCGAAGGGCTGCCTCCTGTGACCACCTCGCCGACCCGGCCGCTCCCCGTCGTACAGCTGCGCGTGCCCACCCACGAGGACGCCCATGCCTGGCACGGGGTCTTCGACGACCCGGACGTCATGGAGTTCCTCGGCGGACCGGCCGAACTCTCCTCGTACGTGGAGTTCACCGCCCGCCAGCGCATGCACGACGCACAGCTCGGCTACTGCCTGTGGACCCTGCTGGACGGGGAGGGCACCGTGCTCGGCTTCACCGGCGCGCAGCCGTGGCCGGCGGAGAAGGAGTGGGGCCCGGTCGGGGAGATCGAGATCGGCTGGCGGCTGGGCCGTTCCGCATGGGGTCAGGGGTACGCGTACGCCGCTGCGCTGGCCACGCTGGAGCGGGTCCGCGCGGCCGGTGTCCCCCACGTCGTGGCGATGATCAACGACGAGAACGTCCGCTCGATAGCCGTGGCCGAGCGGCTCGGCATGACCCTGGCGGAACGCTTCCTCCTGCCGAGCGGCACCCGCTACGGCCGCCGCTACGAGCTGGCGCTGCGGGCCGGTTGACCGGGCTGCGCCCGGCCCCGGGGCTCCGCCCCGGACCCCGCGGGGTGGCCCCAGCAGCGGACGCGCGCGTCAGAAGACGGACAGCCCTGTCAGGGTCGTGAAGCGGTCCAGGGCGGCCACACCCGCAACGGAGTTGCCCTGGGGGTCGAGGCCCGGGCTCCAGACCGCCAGAACGCACTGGCCCGGGACGACCGCCACGATGCCGCCGCCGACGCCGCTCTTGCCCGGCAGCCCGACGCGGTACGCGAACTCGCCCGCCGCGTCGTACGTCCCGCAGGTCAGCATCACCGCGTTGATCTGCTTGGCCTCGCTGCGCGTCAGCAGCCGCGAGCCGTCCGCGCGCAGTCCGTGCCTGGCCAGGAAGCGCCCGGCGCGGGCCAGGTCGGCGCAGCTCATCTCGATGGAGCACTGCCAGAAGTAGTGGTCCAGCAGCGCGGGCACGGGGTTGTCGATGTTCCCGTACGAGGCCATGAAGTGGGCGACGGCGGCGTTGCGGTCGCCGTGCGACTGCTCGGAGGCGGCCACCTCGGCGTCGAAGCCGATGTCCGGATTGCCGCTCTCCTCCCGCAGGAAGCCGAGCAGTTCGCTGCTCGCGTCGCCCGTCAAGGTCTGCAGCCGGTCGGTGACCACCAGGGCGCCCGCGTTGATGAACGGATTGCGCGGGATGCCGTTCTCGTACTCCAGCTGCACGAGCGAGTTGAACGGGTTGCCGGAGGGCTCCCGGCCGACCCGCTCCCACAGGGCGTCGCCG is a genomic window containing:
- a CDS encoding GNAT family N-acetyltransferase, encoding MTTSPTRPLPVVQLRVPTHEDAHAWHGVFDDPDVMEFLGGPAELSSYVEFTARQRMHDAQLGYCLWTLLDGEGTVLGFTGAQPWPAEKEWGPVGEIEIGWRLGRSAWGQGYAYAAALATLERVRAAGVPHVVAMINDENVRSIAVAERLGMTLAERFLLPSGTRYGRRYELALRAG
- a CDS encoding glutaminase, producing the protein MDYQKLLEQIAADIAPTVGSGTPAEYIPALAAVEPAQFGMAVADLEGNVFGVGDWQVPFSTQSITKVFALALALAEGGDALWERVGREPSGNPFNSLVQLEYENGIPRNPFINAGALVVTDRLQTLTGDASSELLGFLREESGNPDIGFDAEVAASEQSHGDRNAAVAHFMASYGNIDNPVPALLDHYFWQCSIEMSCADLARAGRFLARHGLRADGSRLLTRSEAKQINAVMLTCGTYDAAGEFAYRVGLPGKSGVGGGIVAVVPGQCVLAVWSPGLDPQGNSVAGVAALDRFTTLTGLSVF
- a CDS encoding geranylgeranyl reductase family protein; translation: MTEPLSEHSADVIVVGAGPAGSTTAYYLAKAGLDVLLLEKTAFPREKVCGDGLTPRATKQLVAMGIDISEEAGWLRNKGLRIIGGGQRLQLDWPELASFPDYGLVRKRDDFDETLARQAQKAGARLYERCNVGEPVRDPRTGHITGVQAKLGEEKTPVTFSAPLVVAADGNSSRLSLAMGLHRREDRPMGVAVRTYFTSPRHDDDYLESWLELWDRRGAQDRLLPGYGWIFGMGDGTSNVGLGILNSSSAFKELDWREVLKAWCASMPEDWGYTPENMTQPIRGAALPMAFNRQPHYTKGLLLVGDAGGLVNPFNGEGIAYAMESGQIAADVIVQAHARATPAQRELALHNYPKVLKETYGGYYTLGRAFVKLIGNPKVMKVAAQRGLTHPVLMRFTLKMLANLTDPTGGDAMDRIINGLSKVAPKA